In Novipirellula caenicola, the genomic stretch TTACAACCCTTACCACCGGACCGAAGATTTTTAAGTCTCGAACGTTCTCGTCAGAATCGACAAATTCGCCAACGCGAATCGCAACCGCTTCGGGCGAACCGGGGCCGCATTTCGATCACCTCAGAATCCACACCAACGGCGAATAAGGTGGTCGATCCCGCCCGCAAATAGGGGCAGCCAAACTGCTACCCAACCGTGGCAACAGCGTCCCAAGGGAACCTGAACGAAGATCACGTTAACTATTTACAATCATCCAGTGGGTTTACAGTTCCCTCGACAGCGAGCCAGACGTTATAATCCGGCATCAGCATCCTACGAATGACCCCATGATGATTGAAACGATGGTAGCGATGCCACCGATTGCGAGATGAACTTCCTCTCGTCATGAAAGGAAATTCAGTGAGAAACCAACAAGACTTGCCCCCCGACGCGCCGCCTGGACTTCCGCATCAATCCCCCATCCTTGCCAAACAAGGCGGTAGGAACAGACTGCGAAAGACCGTTCCCTACAATCCGGGTGGATCCGCAGCCACCCCATGCCCCGCCGTTGGGGAGTGCGTTGATCATTTTCGCATGATCAAACCGCTCGGCGAAGGAACGTTCGGCCGTGTTTGGCTAGCGCACGACATCAGTCTAAATCGAGATGTCGCGATTAAATTTCCTAAGTTTAGTCTTGCTGCGGACCATCTCAGCACTCGCCGGTTCCAACGCGAAGCCGAAATTGCTGCGGGCTTGAGCCATCCTAATTTGATTCCCATTTTGGATGCGGTGCTGACGCCCAAGAAAGCGTACATCGTCTCGGAATACTGTCCCGGCCCGACGCTCGACCGATGGATGCACCAGCAGAACCACTTGGTTTCGATTGACACGGCCGTTTCGATCGTCACGCAGATTGCCAGCGGATTGAAAGTCGCGCATGAACGCGATTTGATGCACCGCGACATCAAACCGTCCAATGTCATCATCAGCAAGGATGAACGAGGGCGACCGTTTGCGAATTTGACTGATTTTGGCATGGCCCGATCGATGACGGACGTCCGCGAAACCATGATCGGCACCCCGGTCGGCAGCGCACCTTACATGTCGCCTGAACAGGCGTGTGGCAGTATCGACACGCATGGCGCTCACTCGGACGTTTACTCGCTTGGCGTGATCCTGTACGAGCTCTTGACCGGCGTTTCGCCCTTTGCGGCGGCGACCCAAATGTTGACGATTCGGCGAGTGATGGAGCACGACCCGCCGCCGCCCCGCGACATCCGTCCCACGATCTCGCGCGATCTCAGTGCGGTGGTGCAGCGGTGTTTAGAAAAGAAACCGTTTCGCCGCTACCATGACGCGGGCGAACTGTACGATGACTTGATTCGTGTTGCTCAGCGGCGGCCCACCTCCGCTCGCCCCATCGGTCGCGCTGGCCGCACGCTGCGATGGGCTCAGCGAAATCCATTGATCGCCACGCTATCCTCGGTCGCGATGATTGGTGTCTGTTTTGGCATCGCTGGCTTGTGGATGTTTGCACTGAATCAACGCCGATACGCGATTGAAAGCCAGAAACAAACGCTGGAATTACAAACGGCACTGCACTATGCGGATCAATCGAGGTCTCGGCTGCGGGCGATGCATTACGACAGCGACCTTTCGCTGGCCTACCAAATGTTCAATCGCGGGCAATACGGCGAAGCGAGACGCTTGCTCGACCTGCACCGCCCCAGCGAAGGTGAACCCGATTTGCGGAGCACCGAATGGTCGCTGCTTGATGGCGAGGTTCGTGCGAAGTACGCATTGTGGGGGCGTCACGCGAAACCGGCGCGTGAATTGGCGATCCTGCCCGACAAACAAACGGTGGTCACCACCGGCGACGACGGCATGCTAATGTTTTGGGACATCGCTACCGAAACCAAACGCCGTCAACTATCAGGATTCGCCGACCAAAGCACGGCGATCGCCGTCATGCCCGACGGCAGTTTGGCGATCCCCGGTCCGATATGGCCGTTTGGTCATCGCGGCGTCATCAGCATCGCGCCGGACACAGGCAAAACGCTTCGAGCGTTCCAACTGCATCCCACCACGATCGAGTCGATTCGCGTTGCAGGAGACACGCTGGCTTCGGGATGTCGCTACAACGGAATCAAAGCGTGGTCATTTAGTCGGGGCCGATCGATCGATATCCCATCGGAAATACGCAACGAAAGCGTTGGGTTGACGCCGGACGGAAAAACCATCGTGACGGGCGATCGAAACATTGCCAAATTGCGTTTCTTTGACGCCCAATCCGGCCGCTTGTTGCGCGAAGTTGATACTCCCGGCGAAGTGCTGCAATTGGAGTGTTGTGAGAAACACGACTGGGTCGCCTACACGGTACGCAAGGAAAACGGGTTTGGAATTGCGTCCATCAATCCTCTGTCCGGTCAATCGCCCGCTTCCTCTTGGATCGCCACTCAAAGCGAACCGATGGCGTTAGCGTTTTCCGACGACGCGTTGTCCTTGGCGGTGGCCGATTTCCGCGCCGGAGTCGAGTGGTTCAAACTGACCGATACGAATCTCGACCACCAAGGATCGCCAACGTTTCGCTCCGCGACGTTTGTGTCGGGTTCGGGAGGGCGGAT encodes the following:
- a CDS encoding serine/threonine-protein kinase — its product is MIKPLGEGTFGRVWLAHDISLNRDVAIKFPKFSLAADHLSTRRFQREAEIAAGLSHPNLIPILDAVLTPKKAYIVSEYCPGPTLDRWMHQQNHLVSIDTAVSIVTQIASGLKVAHERDLMHRDIKPSNVIISKDERGRPFANLTDFGMARSMTDVRETMIGTPVGSAPYMSPEQACGSIDTHGAHSDVYSLGVILYELLTGVSPFAAATQMLTIRRVMEHDPPPPRDIRPTISRDLSAVVQRCLEKKPFRRYHDAGELYDDLIRVAQRRPTSARPIGRAGRTLRWAQRNPLIATLSSVAMIGVCFGIAGLWMFALNQRRYAIESQKQTLELQTALHYADQSRSRLRAMHYDSDLSLAYQMFNRGQYGEARRLLDLHRPSEGEPDLRSTEWSLLDGEVRAKYALWGRHAKPARELAILPDKQTVVTTGDDGMLMFWDIATETKRRQLSGFADQSTAIAVMPDGSLAIPGPIWPFGHRGVISIAPDTGKTLRAFQLHPTTIESIRVAGDTLASGCRYNGIKAWSFSRGRSIDIPSEIRNESVGLTPDGKTIVTGDRNIAKLRFFDAQSGRLLREVDTPGEVLQLECCEKHDWVAYTVRKENGFGIASINPLSGQSPASSWIATQSEPMALAFSDDALSLAVADFRAGVEWFKLTDTNLDHQGSPTFRSATFVSGSGGRMTDVDFLSPDSLVTTGLDGRVERFSPERLGHELFTRPPSPLHRSGTAFTSDFRHALVVTYGPDNIPNRLQYAELPERCDIAKSTSGVPTAITFRDLWKSEGAIQAIAISDDDRMIVTTDDRGLLRTSTRWQSEKPELKTTQLPMFESNDSYDVLSFSPSGRYLAVGGKVDMLQVFDLNEPTLKPILSRPNESGTHCVAYSSDDQQLAFVTGNELEVIHLPSRASQRWKTSFERACCVAFTPDAKRIVVGWEDGSLSSIDIKTRKQQAMLHGVTFSGEFAMRPSAIHFLTNQRLLMMTDSGSLQFWDMDKQLQLGTLAVWKSNYWDSYCDAIRLNHDATQMIMGYNNGDDSRIYRWNIPTADMDKSPAFDPQDNTYAKRH